A region from the Cupriavidus sp. D39 genome encodes:
- a CDS encoding Tn3 family transposase — protein MPTRNLLDVLANIEHWTHFTRHFGPLSGSDPKIRNAAERYLLAIFAMGCNLGPTQAARHMGDRVTPHRCRSSTAGI, from the coding sequence ATGCCGACGCGCAATCTGCTGGACGTGCTGGCCAATATCGAGCACTGGACCCACTTCACCCGGCACTTTGGGCCACTCTCCGGCAGCGATCCCAAGATCCGCAATGCGGCCGAGCGCTACCTGCTGGCCATCTTCGCCATGGGCTGCAACCTGGGGCCCACCCAGGCCGCCCGCCATATGGGGGATCGGGTCACGCCGCACAGATGTCGTTCGTCAACCGCCGGCATCTGA
- a CDS encoding transposase gives MWGIGSRRTDVVRQPPASEPGAPRDSAAGIDRAVSAARPTQALGDGKTVAADGTQYDFYDNNLLAGYHFRYRKMGAVAYRHVADNYIAVFRHFIPPGVWEAIYVIEGLLKAGLSVEADTVHADTQGQSAAVFAFTHLLGINLMPRIRNWQDLKLYRADTNTKYKHIDRLFSDNVDWDLIAFHRQDLMQVALSIQSGTISSPLLLRRFGSESRRNRLFLAAQELGKVVRTAFLLEWIGSRELRQEITATTNKIESYNGFAKWFAFGGDVLAENDPDEQQKRLRYNDLIASAVILQNTVDMMQALRAMVKEGIKVDVADIGFLSPYLTSNIKRFGDYKLNLERVPEAWIRDSLFAAPAHSVRKPRHA, from the coding sequence ATATGGGGGATCGGGTCACGCCGCACAGATGTCGTTCGTCAACCGCCGGCATCTGAGCCTGGAGCGCCTCGAGACAGCGCAGCGGGAATTGATCGAGCTGTATCTGCGGCTCGACCTACCCAAGCACTGGGGGATGGCAAGACCGTCGCGGCTGACGGCACCCAGTACGACTTCTACGACAACAATCTGCTGGCCGGCTACCACTTCCGCTACCGCAAGATGGGCGCGGTGGCCTACCGGCACGTGGCCGACAACTACATCGCGGTGTTCCGGCATTTCATTCCGCCCGGTGTATGGGAAGCCATCTACGTGATCGAGGGTCTGCTCAAGGCCGGCTTGAGCGTCGAGGCCGATACTGTGCACGCCGACACCCAGGGCCAGTCGGCGGCAGTATTCGCCTTCACGCATCTGCTGGGCATCAACCTGATGCCGCGCATCCGCAACTGGCAGGATCTGAAGCTTTACCGTGCCGATACCAACACCAAATACAAGCACATCGACCGGCTGTTCTCGGACAACGTGGACTGGGACCTGATCGCCTTCCACCGGCAGGACCTGATGCAGGTAGCGCTATCGATCCAGTCCGGAACAATCTCCTCGCCGCTCCTGCTGCGCCGGTTCGGCTCGGAAAGCCGCCGCAATCGCCTGTTTCTGGCGGCGCAGGAACTCGGCAAGGTCGTGCGCACGGCGTTCCTGCTCGAATGGATTGGCAGCCGCGAACTACGCCAGGAGATCACCGCCACCACCAACAAGATCGAGTCCTACAATGGCTTTGCCAAATGGTTCGCGTTCGGCGGTGACGTGCTGGCCGAAAACGACCCCGACGAACAGCAGAAGCGCCTGCGCTACAACGACCTGATCGCCTCGGCCGTGATTCTGCAGAACACGGTGGACATGATGCAGGCCCTGCGCGCGATGGTGAAGGAAGGGATCAAGGTCGACGTGGCCGACATCGGCTTCCTGAGTCCCTACCTGACCAGCAACATCAAGCGCTTCGGCGACTATAAACTCAACCTGGAGCGGGTGCCGGAAGCCTGGATTCGCGATAGCCTCTTCGCCGCTCCCGCCCATTCCGTCCGCAAGCCTCGCCATGCCTGA
- a CDS encoding tautomerase family protein — translation MPIIVCECKVGIEAGVKARIASEFTSAIREIILSPLDLISVVFHEATPDNLYRSGEPTSETLIFCHIRDGRSDGAILSLAKKVSSIWSACTGATEDEVEVLVTLYPAKYVVRGGERLPEAPRV, via the coding sequence ATGCCCATCATTGTTTGCGAATGCAAGGTCGGAATCGAAGCTGGCGTCAAAGCCAGGATCGCCAGCGAGTTCACGAGCGCGATCAGGGAGATCATCCTTTCGCCGCTCGACTTGATTAGCGTCGTATTCCATGAAGCCACGCCCGACAACCTCTACCGTTCGGGAGAGCCCACTTCCGAAACGCTGATCTTCTGCCACATACGTGATGGGCGCAGCGACGGCGCCATACTATCGCTGGCCAAAAAAGTGAGCTCGATCTGGAGCGCGTGCACCGGGGCAACGGAAGACGAAGTCGAGGTTCTCGTCACACTGTATCCCGCCAAATACGTCGTGCGCGGCGGTGAACGCCTGCCCGAAGCCCCTCGCGTGTGA
- the tnpC gene encoding Tn3 family transposase post-transcriptional regulator TnpC, giving the protein MPDSDTPYGRVDAEALQALRDTFDTTTILRVVDQLDAIRARCCEQAGLRDDLLRLHGMAHTQINGAALSYPTTGPTIVDQAEVIIEELDDWIVLLKRAVQALCPLEPLRPRDDV; this is encoded by the coding sequence ATGCCTGACTCCGATACCCCTTACGGCAGGGTCGACGCCGAGGCGTTGCAAGCGCTTCGAGACACGTTCGACACGACCACCATCCTGCGCGTGGTGGACCAACTCGATGCGATCCGCGCGCGTTGCTGTGAGCAAGCCGGGCTGCGCGACGATCTGCTGCGCTTGCACGGCATGGCACATACTCAGATCAACGGCGCCGCATTGTCGTATCCAACCACTGGTCCGACCATCGTGGACCAAGCCGAGGTCATCATAGAAGAACTGGACGACTGGATCGTGCTGCTCAAGCGCGCGGTGCAAGCGCTGTGTCCACTAGAGCCGCTGCGCCCCCGCGACGATGTCTAA